The following proteins are encoded in a genomic region of Rattus rattus isolate New Zealand chromosome 2, Rrattus_CSIRO_v1, whole genome shotgun sequence:
- the Pnpla2 gene encoding patatin-like phospholipase domain-containing protein 2: MFPRETKWNISFAGCGFLGVYHIGVASCLREHAPFLVANATHIYGASAGALTATALVTGACLGEAGANIIEVSKEARKRFLGPLHPSFNLVKTIRGCLLKTLPADCHTRASGRLGISLTRVSDGENVIISHFSSKDELIQANVCSTFIPVYCGLIPPTLQGVRYVDGGISDNLPLYELKNTITVSPFSGESDICPQDSSTNIHELRITNTSIQFNLRNLYRLSKALFPPEPMVLREMCKQGYRDGLRFLRRNGLLNQPNPLLALPPVVPQEEDAEEAAVTEERTGGEDRILEHLPARLNEALLEACVEPKDLMTTLSNMLPVRLATAMMVPYTLPLESAVSFTIRLLEWLPDVPEDIRWMKEQTGSICQYLVMRAKRKLGDHLPSRLSEQVELRRAQSLPSVPLSCATYSEALPNWVRNNLSLGDALAKWEECQRQLLLGLFCTNVAFPPDALRMRAPASPTATDPATPQGPSGLPPC, from the exons ATGTTCCCAAGGGAGACCAAGTGGAACATCTCGTTCGCTGGCTGCGGCTTCCTCGGGGTCTACCACATTGGAGTGGCCTCCTGCCTCCGTGAGCACGCGCCCTTCCTGGTGGCCAACGCCACTCACATCTACGGAGCCTCGGCAGGGGCGCTTACCGCCACAGCGCTGGTCACTGGGGCCTGCCTGG GCGAAGCGGGTGCCAACATTATTGAGGTGTCCAAGGAGGCTCGGAAGCGGTTCCTGGGTCCCCTGCACCCCTCCTTCAACCTGGTAAAGACCATCCGTGGTTGTCTACTGAAGACCCTGCCTGCTGATTGCCACACGCGTGCCAGCGGACGCCTGGGCATCTCCCTGACTCGCGTTTCGGATGGAGAGAATGTCATCATATCGCACTTCAGCTCCAAGGATGAGCTTATCCAG GCCAATGTTTGCAGCACTTTTATCCCTGTGTACTGTGGCCTCATTCCTCCTACCCTTCAAGGGGTG CGCTATGTGGATGGCGGCATTTCAGACAACTTGCCACTTTATGAGCTGAAGAATACCATCACAGTGTCCCCATTCTCAGGCGAGAGTGACATCTGCCCACAAGACAGCTCCACCAACATCCACGAACTTCGTATCACCAACACCAGCATCCAATTCAACCTGCGCAATCTCTACCGCCTCTCGAAGGCTCTCTTCCCGCCAGAGCCCATG GTTCTCCGAGAGATGTGCAAACAGGGCTACCGAGACGGACTTCGATTCCTTAGGAGGAATG gcctaCTGAACCAACCCAACCCTTTGCTGGCACTGCCCCCGGTTGTCCCCCAGGAAGAGGATGCAGAGGAAGCTGCTGTGACTGAGGAGAGGACTGGAGGGGAGGATCGGATTCTAGAGCACCTGCCTGCCAGACTCAACGAGG CCCTGCTGGAGGCCTGTGTGGAACCGAAAGACCTGATGACCACCCTTTCCAACATGCTGCCAGTGCGCCTGGCCACTGCCATGATGGTACCCTATACTCTGCCACTGGAGAGCGCAGTGTCCTTCACCATCCG TTTGTTGGAGTGGCTGCCTGATGTCCCTGAGGATATCCGGTGGATGAAGGAGCAGACAGGTAGCATCTGCCAGTATCTGGTGATGAGGGCCAAGAGGAAATTGGGTGACCATCTACCTTCCAG ACTGTCCGAGCAGGTGGAGCTGCGGCGTGCCCAGTCTCTGCCGTCTGTGCCACTGTCTTGCGCCACCTACAGTGAGGCACTGCCCAACTGGGTACGAAACAACCTCTCACTGGGGGACGCGCTGGCCAAGTGGGAAGAATGCCAGCGTCAGCTACTGCTGGGTCTCTTCTGCACCAATGTGGCCTTCCCGCCTGATGCCTTGCGCATGCGCGCACCTGCCAGCCCCACCGCCACAGATCCTGCCACCCCACAGGGTCCATCTGGCCTCCCACCTTGCTGA